In a single window of the Nocardioides sp. L-11A genome:
- a CDS encoding MFS transporter, whose translation MSRLVDPVEPDLVVEAVQRRTVRVLVLTQAVGAVGITIGIATASLLARDLSGSEAQSGLAQTAQVLGAAVISFLLAPLMARRGRRTGLMTGYVVGSAGGLTAVLAGVVGSMALLLVGAMMLGAATSANNAARYAATDLATDANRARSLSLVVWATTIGAVAGPNLTGPAGAVADTLGIPELTGPFAIGAVGMLAAAVIVAVLLRPDPLLTAQRAAAGGGGQPAVGRAGSSWSRTAATVRDRPVLGYAIAGLALTHATMIGVMTMTPLHMEHGGSGLEVIGIVISVHVLGMFAFSPLVGMLADRFGRPPVLAAGGVVLLTALLLCASAPSGMSWQVTAGLFLLGLGWSLAMVAASTLVAEHAPLQVRTDVQGVSDLVMGLTAAAAGAVAGVVVGAAGYPALALTSLLLVAGVLGCAARAVAESRGATTRRPA comes from the coding sequence ATGAGCCGCCTGGTCGACCCCGTCGAACCCGACCTCGTCGTCGAGGCGGTGCAGCGTCGTACCGTGCGCGTCCTCGTGCTGACCCAGGCGGTCGGCGCCGTCGGCATCACGATCGGCATCGCCACCGCGTCACTCCTCGCCCGCGACCTGTCCGGCTCCGAGGCCCAGTCCGGGCTGGCCCAGACCGCCCAGGTGCTGGGAGCCGCGGTGATCTCCTTCCTGCTGGCGCCGCTGATGGCGCGGCGGGGCCGGCGCACCGGACTGATGACGGGCTACGTCGTCGGCTCGGCCGGCGGTCTGACCGCCGTGCTGGCCGGCGTGGTCGGGTCGATGGCGCTGCTGCTCGTCGGCGCGATGATGCTCGGCGCGGCGACCTCGGCCAACAACGCCGCCCGGTACGCCGCGACCGATCTCGCCACCGACGCCAACCGCGCCCGCTCGCTCTCGCTGGTGGTGTGGGCGACCACGATCGGCGCCGTCGCGGGACCGAACCTGACCGGGCCCGCGGGAGCCGTCGCCGACACCCTCGGCATCCCGGAGCTGACCGGCCCGTTCGCCATCGGCGCGGTCGGCATGCTCGCCGCCGCGGTGATCGTCGCGGTGCTGCTGCGTCCCGACCCGCTGCTGACCGCCCAGCGCGCGGCCGCCGGCGGTGGCGGGCAGCCGGCCGTCGGGCGCGCCGGCTCCTCCTGGAGCCGGACCGCTGCGACGGTCCGCGACCGGCCGGTCCTCGGCTACGCCATCGCGGGCCTCGCGCTCACCCACGCCACGATGATCGGCGTGATGACGATGACGCCCCTGCACATGGAGCACGGCGGCTCCGGCCTCGAGGTCATCGGCATCGTGATCAGCGTGCACGTCCTCGGCATGTTCGCCTTCTCGCCGCTCGTCGGGATGCTCGCCGACCGGTTCGGTCGCCCGCCGGTCCTCGCCGCGGGCGGCGTCGTGCTGCTGACGGCGCTGCTGCTGTGCGCATCCGCGCCCAGCGGGATGTCGTGGCAGGTCACCGCCGGCCTGTTCCTGCTCGGTCTCGGCTGGTCGCTGGCGATGGTCGCGGCCTCGACCCTGGTCGCCGAGCACGCCCCGCTGCAGGTGCGGACCGACGTGCAGGGCGTCTCCGACCTGGTGATGGGGTTGACCGCCGCCGCTGCGGGCGCGGTCGCCGGCGTGGTGGTCGGCGCGGCCGGCTATCCCGCCCTCGCCCTGACCAGCCTGCTGCTCGTCGCCGGCGTCCTCGGCTGCGCGGCCCGCGCGGTCGCCGAGTCCCGGGGCGCCACGACACGCCGACCGGCCTGA
- a CDS encoding DUF389 domain-containing protein → MQHLRITSPRALTPAVLDALRADPAVTSLTCVRGAALVPEGDLVEADVPREAVNEVVDALREIGVPKQGAIHVVPVTTWLSQAGLDAERLTPGSSADSVVWADVTQRAYEESELNWTFLTFMSLATLIASIAIILDSQILVIGAMVLGPEFVPIAALGLALVRRRPSLLRFAARSLVVGFAVAIAVTTAAALLARALGWITQDMVTAPRPATGFIYTPDTWSFIVAVVAAAAGALSLTSAKVGGLSGVFISVTTIPAAGNVALGLAFGLPDEIRGSLLQLLLNVSGMAVAGWLTLAFQQAVWSRMSERRARLVARLRRRTGTWQVLDGD, encoded by the coding sequence GTGCAGCACCTCCGCATCACCTCCCCGCGGGCTCTCACCCCTGCCGTCCTCGACGCGCTCCGCGCGGACCCGGCCGTCACCAGCCTCACCTGCGTGCGGGGAGCGGCGCTCGTGCCCGAGGGCGACCTCGTCGAGGCGGACGTGCCCCGTGAGGCCGTGAACGAGGTCGTCGACGCGCTACGGGAGATCGGCGTTCCGAAGCAGGGGGCGATCCACGTGGTCCCCGTGACCACATGGCTCTCGCAGGCGGGCCTGGACGCCGAGCGCCTCACGCCGGGCTCGTCGGCCGACTCCGTCGTCTGGGCCGACGTGACGCAGCGTGCCTACGAGGAGTCGGAGCTCAACTGGACGTTCCTGACCTTCATGAGCCTGGCGACGCTGATCGCGAGCATCGCGATCATCCTCGACTCCCAGATCCTGGTCATCGGGGCGATGGTGCTCGGCCCCGAGTTCGTGCCGATCGCGGCACTCGGCCTGGCGCTGGTCCGGCGTCGCCCGTCGCTGTTGCGCTTCGCGGCCCGCTCGCTCGTCGTCGGGTTCGCCGTCGCCATCGCGGTCACCACCGCGGCCGCGCTGCTCGCGCGAGCACTGGGCTGGATCACCCAGGACATGGTGACCGCCCCGCGGCCCGCGACCGGGTTCATCTACACGCCCGACACGTGGTCCTTCATCGTCGCCGTCGTCGCCGCCGCGGCCGGTGCCCTGTCCCTCACCTCGGCGAAGGTCGGCGGTCTGTCCGGGGTCTTCATCTCGGTCACCACCATCCCCGCCGCCGGCAATGTGGCGCTGGGCCTGGCCTTCGGGCTTCCCGACGAGATCCGGGGCAGCCTGCTGCAGCTCCTGCTCAACGTCTCCGGCATGGCCGTCGCCGGCTGGCTCACGCTCGCCTTCCAGCAGGCCGTGTGGAGCCGGATGTCCGAGCGCCGGGCCCGTCTGGTCGCGCGGCTGCGGCGCCGGACCGGCACCTGGCAGGTCCTCGACGGCGATTGA
- a CDS encoding phosphoribosyltransferase, whose translation MTTDVPAPEREILTYDLFGTAVRDLAQQVVDDGFEPDIVLAIARGGLGLAMGLGYALEVKNLSAVNVEFYTGVNERLDVPMMLPPTPAAIDLTGMKVLIADDVADTGKTLEVVRDFFAGHVAEARTAVIYEKPWTVIRPEYVWRRTEAWIDFPWSSGPPLVGVRA comes from the coding sequence GTGACGACCGACGTCCCGGCGCCCGAGCGCGAGATCCTGACCTACGACCTCTTCGGCACCGCGGTGCGCGACCTCGCCCAGCAGGTCGTCGATGACGGCTTCGAGCCCGACATCGTGCTCGCGATCGCCCGAGGCGGGCTCGGGTTGGCGATGGGCCTGGGCTACGCCCTCGAGGTGAAGAACCTGTCGGCGGTCAACGTCGAGTTCTACACCGGCGTCAACGAGCGTCTCGACGTGCCCATGATGCTGCCGCCGACGCCGGCCGCCATCGACCTGACCGGCATGAAGGTCCTGATCGCCGACGACGTCGCAGACACCGGCAAGACCCTCGAGGTGGTCCGGGACTTCTTCGCCGGCCACGTGGCCGAGGCGCGTACCGCGGTGATCTACGAGAAGCCGTGGACCGTGATCCGCCCCGAGTACGTCTGGCGGCGCACCGAGGCCTGGATCGACTTCCCCTGGTCGTCGGGCCCGCCGCTGGTCGGGGTGCGGGCGTGA
- a CDS encoding CDGSH iron-sulfur domain-containing protein yields the protein MADQTSRPVTVKAVQDGPLQIKGSFRLLDPTGAEYDLEGQRVVLLCRCGRSADQPFCDSSHRTTDFRSADRPACGADVG from the coding sequence ATGGCCGATCAGACCAGCCGTCCCGTGACCGTCAAGGCCGTCCAGGACGGACCGCTGCAGATCAAGGGAAGCTTCCGGCTCCTCGACCCGACCGGGGCGGAGTACGACCTGGAGGGGCAGCGCGTGGTCCTGCTGTGTCGCTGCGGGCGTTCTGCGGACCAGCCATTCTGCGACTCGAGCCACCGCACGACGGACTTCCGCAGCGCGGACCGTCCGGCATGCGGGGCCGACGTCGGCTGA
- a CDS encoding class I SAM-dependent methyltransferase, producing the protein MSGLSPRLAAVVDALPLRTGMRVLEIGGAPGAAAREVARRIGPGGHVLVVDRSARGIALTSRNAAEEIRDGRLSVRRVAVEELVLLPGEAPYDLAFAVRVGALDGRHPTAGERALPRIAAALVPGGRLLVDGGDPLRDVDLRPAPLV; encoded by the coding sequence ATGTCCGGACTCTCGCCACGACTGGCCGCGGTCGTCGATGCGCTGCCGCTGCGCACGGGGATGCGGGTGCTCGAGATCGGCGGGGCACCCGGCGCCGCGGCGCGGGAGGTCGCCCGACGCATCGGCCCCGGCGGCCACGTCCTGGTCGTCGACCGGTCGGCCAGGGGCATCGCGCTCACGAGCCGCAACGCGGCGGAGGAGATCCGCGACGGGCGACTCAGCGTGCGTCGGGTCGCGGTGGAGGAGCTCGTGCTGCTGCCCGGCGAGGCGCCGTACGACCTGGCCTTCGCGGTACGGGTCGGAGCCCTCGACGGAAGGCATCCGACGGCCGGTGAGCGGGCGCTGCCCCGGATCGCGGCCGCGCTCGTTCCGGGCGGCCGGCTGCTCGTCGACGGCGGCGACCCGCTGAGGGACGTCGATCTCCGGCCGGCGCCTCTAGTGTGA
- a CDS encoding heavy metal-associated domain-containing protein, with protein MSNVATATYTVAGMTCNGCVNKVAAAVTAVEGVADVDVDVSTGALEVTGAVDDAAIRAAIAEIGYTIED; from the coding sequence ATGAGCAACGTCGCGACGGCCACGTACACGGTGGCCGGGATGACCTGCAACGGCTGCGTCAACAAGGTCGCCGCGGCCGTCACGGCCGTCGAGGGGGTGGCCGACGTCGACGTCGACGTGAGCACCGGCGCCCTGGAGGTGACCGGTGCCGTCGACGACGCCGCGATCAGGGCGGCCATCGCCGAGATCGGCTACACGATCGAGGACTGA
- the recA gene encoding recombinase RecA, protein MAGDDRQKALETALLNIEKSYGKGSVMRLGDDSRAPLDVIPTGSIALDVALGIGGLPRGRVVEIYGPESSGKTTVALHSVASAQAAGGIVAFIDAEHALDPDYAKALGVDTDALLVSQPDSGEQALEIADMLIRSGALDLIVIDSVAALVPRAEIEGEMGDSHVGLQARLMSQALRKMTGALNQSKTTAIFINQLREKIGVMFGSPETTTGGRALKFYSSVRLDVRRIETLKDGTDMVGNRTRVKVVKNKVAPPFKQAEFDIMYGKGISREGGLIDVGVEAGLIRKAGAWYTYEGDQLGQGKENARGFLKDNPDLANELEKKILEKLGVTPTVDGEFTDLSDEPIGVDSF, encoded by the coding sequence ATGGCTGGAGACGACCGGCAGAAGGCGCTCGAGACCGCCCTGCTCAACATCGAGAAGTCCTACGGCAAGGGTTCGGTGATGCGACTCGGTGACGACTCGCGCGCCCCCCTGGACGTGATTCCGACCGGGTCGATCGCGCTCGACGTGGCGCTCGGCATCGGTGGTCTCCCGCGTGGCCGCGTGGTGGAGATCTACGGCCCCGAGTCGAGCGGCAAGACGACCGTCGCGCTGCACTCGGTGGCCAGCGCGCAGGCCGCGGGCGGCATCGTGGCCTTCATCGACGCCGAGCACGCGCTCGACCCCGACTACGCCAAGGCCCTCGGCGTCGACACCGACGCCCTCCTGGTCTCCCAGCCCGACTCCGGCGAGCAGGCGCTCGAGATCGCCGACATGCTGATCCGCTCCGGCGCGCTCGACCTGATCGTCATCGACTCGGTCGCTGCGCTCGTGCCGCGCGCCGAGATCGAGGGCGAGATGGGAGACAGCCACGTCGGCCTCCAGGCCCGGCTGATGAGCCAGGCGCTGCGCAAGATGACCGGTGCCCTCAACCAGTCCAAGACGACCGCCATCTTCATCAACCAGCTGCGCGAGAAGATCGGTGTCATGTTCGGCTCGCCCGAGACCACCACGGGTGGCCGGGCGCTCAAGTTCTATTCCTCCGTGCGCCTCGACGTCCGCCGCATCGAGACCCTCAAGGACGGCACCGACATGGTCGGCAACCGGACCCGGGTCAAGGTCGTCAAGAACAAGGTCGCCCCGCCCTTCAAGCAGGCCGAGTTCGACATCATGTACGGCAAGGGCATCTCCCGCGAGGGCGGCCTGATCGACGTCGGCGTCGAGGCGGGCCTGATCCGCAAGGCCGGCGCCTGGTACACCTACGAGGGCGACCAGCTCGGCCAGGGCAAGGAGAACGCCCGCGGCTTCCTCAAAGACAACCCCGACCTGGCCAACGAGCTGGAGAAGAAGATCCTCGAGAAGCTCGGCGTCACCCCGACCGTCGATGGCGAGTTCACCGACCTCTCCGACGAGCCGATCGGTGTCGACAGTTTCTGA
- a CDS encoding allantoate amidohydrolase has translation MTQVADFEQMWRDLAPVGRSASSGGYNRLPWHSAELELRAWFREAATARGLELEEDPFGNLVAWWGPESLGSGTDKVLTGSHLDSVLDGGAYDGPLGVVSSFAALDLMRSRGVAPTRRLGVSAFVEEEGSRFGRACLGSRLAVGATTWADARELTDRDGVRLGDVIEGGTSTLLDGVATYVELHVEQGRGLIDLDAPVGVHDAIWPHGRYRYDIAGRADHAGTTRMEDRADPMLTYAMTALAANKQARLSGQRATFGRIDVRPNGTNAVPSHVTAWLDARAASDDALGALVAAVEKQAVDRAGRDGTTVTVTPESVSGEVAFDTALRDELVARLGGVPVLPTQAGHDAGILQDAGIPTAMLFVRNPSGVSHSPYESAETADCLAGVEALADALTGLVQRP, from the coding sequence GTGACCCAGGTTGCCGACTTCGAGCAGATGTGGCGCGACCTCGCGCCCGTCGGACGCTCGGCGTCCTCCGGCGGCTACAACCGCTTGCCGTGGCACTCCGCCGAGCTCGAGCTGCGGGCGTGGTTCCGCGAGGCCGCCACGGCCCGTGGGCTCGAGCTCGAGGAGGACCCGTTCGGCAACCTGGTCGCCTGGTGGGGGCCGGAGAGCCTCGGCTCGGGCACGGACAAGGTGCTCACCGGCTCGCACCTCGACTCGGTCCTCGACGGCGGTGCGTACGACGGCCCGCTCGGTGTCGTCTCCTCCTTCGCGGCGCTCGACCTGATGCGCTCGCGCGGCGTGGCGCCCACCCGGCGGCTCGGCGTCTCCGCGTTCGTCGAGGAGGAGGGCTCGCGCTTCGGCCGGGCCTGCCTCGGCTCGCGACTCGCCGTGGGCGCGACCACCTGGGCCGACGCGCGTGAGCTCACCGACCGCGACGGCGTCCGTCTCGGCGACGTCATCGAGGGCGGCACCTCCACCCTCCTCGACGGCGTTGCGACCTATGTCGAGCTCCACGTCGAGCAGGGTCGCGGCCTGATCGACCTCGACGCGCCGGTCGGCGTCCACGACGCGATCTGGCCGCACGGGCGCTACCGCTACGACATCGCCGGCCGCGCCGACCACGCCGGCACCACCCGCATGGAGGACCGCGCCGACCCGATGCTGACCTACGCGATGACCGCGCTCGCGGCCAACAAGCAGGCCCGGCTCTCGGGGCAGCGCGCGACGTTCGGCCGCATCGACGTCCGCCCCAACGGCACCAACGCCGTGCCCTCCCACGTCACCGCATGGCTCGATGCCCGGGCCGCGTCCGACGACGCGCTGGGCGCGCTCGTGGCCGCCGTCGAGAAGCAGGCCGTGGACCGCGCGGGCCGCGACGGCACGACCGTCACGGTCACGCCCGAGTCGGTCAGCGGCGAGGTCGCGTTCGACACCGCCCTGCGCGACGAGCTCGTCGCGCGGCTCGGGGGAGTGCCGGTGCTGCCGACCCAGGCCGGTCACGACGCGGGGATCCTGCAGGACGCGGGCATCCCCACCGCCATGCTGTTCGTGCGCAACCCGTCGGGCGTCTCGCACTCGCCCTACGAGTCCGCCGAGACGGCCGACTGCCTGGCCGGCGTGGAGGCCCTCGCCGACGCGCTCACCGGGCTGGTCCAGCGGCCGTGA
- a CDS encoding regulatory protein RecX, which yields MRDEEPPDDDGWTEDADPESVARKILLDQLSIKARSRRELEDRLARRRVPPEVAARLLDRFEEVGLVDDEAFARAWVEGRQRSRGLARTALAVELRRKGVADETAKAVLAEVDPGEEEAAARGLVRKKLRSMRGLDEQVAARRLVGMLARKGYSPGLAYAVVRSELGAEAQCTMGE from the coding sequence ATGCGCGACGAGGAGCCGCCCGACGACGACGGCTGGACCGAGGATGCGGACCCCGAGTCGGTGGCGCGCAAGATCCTGCTCGACCAGCTGAGCATCAAGGCGCGCAGTCGCCGGGAGCTGGAGGACCGGCTGGCGCGGCGGCGGGTGCCGCCGGAGGTGGCCGCACGGCTGCTCGACAGGTTCGAGGAGGTCGGCCTGGTCGATGACGAGGCCTTCGCCCGGGCCTGGGTCGAGGGGCGCCAGCGCAGTCGCGGCCTGGCCCGGACCGCGCTCGCGGTCGAGTTGCGCCGCAAGGGCGTCGCCGACGAGACGGCGAAGGCGGTGCTCGCGGAGGTCGACCCAGGTGAGGAGGAGGCGGCGGCGCGTGGCCTGGTGCGCAAGAAGCTCCGCTCGATGCGCGGCCTCGACGAGCAGGTCGCCGCCCGGAGGCTGGTCGGGATGCTCGCCCGCAAGGGCTACTCCCCGGGGCTCGCCTATGCCGTCGTGCGGTCCGAGCTCGGGGCCGAGGCGCAGTGCACAATGGGGGAGTGA
- a CDS encoding formimidoylglutamate deiminase — MTAYLLERAWVDGRVRDTVRIEVEHGRITSVEPDATTTGIPLRGLTLPGLANTHSHAFHRALRGRTQTDRGTFWTWREQMYAVAGRLDPDTYYELAKATYAEMVAAGYTAVGEFHYLHHQPDGTPYDEPNAMGHALLAAARDAGIRITLLDTLYLSSGFGAAPEGAQRRFSDGTAKAWQERVAALSVPLGAEGAIGVAAHSVRAVPADALKAFAPYVADGVPIHVHLSEQVKENADCVATHGVTPTRLLADHGVLGPMTSTVHATHLTDEDIRLLGEARAFASFCPTTERDLGDGIGPARALQEAGSVLTLGSDSHAIIDAFEEMRAVEMDERLASQTRGHWTAAELLLAGTADGHRSLGFADAGAIAVGQRADLVTVDLASPRTAGTGRDEHTAVFAAAAADVTHVMVDGAVVFEGDHGAVGRSLDDVIGRLWT; from the coding sequence GTGACCGCGTACCTTCTCGAGCGCGCCTGGGTCGACGGCCGGGTCCGGGACACGGTCCGGATCGAGGTCGAGCACGGGCGGATCACCTCCGTCGAGCCCGACGCCACGACCACCGGCATCCCGCTGCGCGGGCTCACCCTGCCCGGCCTCGCCAACACCCACAGCCACGCCTTCCACCGGGCCCTGCGCGGGCGCACGCAGACCGACCGCGGCACGTTCTGGACCTGGCGCGAGCAGATGTACGCCGTCGCCGGGCGGCTCGATCCCGACACCTACTACGAGCTGGCCAAGGCGACCTACGCCGAGATGGTGGCGGCGGGCTACACCGCGGTGGGGGAGTTCCACTACCTCCACCACCAGCCCGACGGGACGCCGTACGACGAGCCCAACGCGATGGGCCACGCGCTCCTCGCCGCCGCACGTGACGCCGGCATCCGGATCACGCTGCTCGACACGCTCTACCTGTCGAGCGGCTTCGGCGCCGCACCGGAGGGCGCGCAGCGCCGCTTCTCCGACGGCACCGCGAAGGCCTGGCAGGAGCGGGTCGCCGCGCTGTCGGTGCCGCTCGGGGCGGAGGGGGCGATCGGCGTCGCGGCCCACTCGGTGCGCGCGGTGCCGGCCGATGCGCTGAAGGCGTTCGCCCCCTACGTCGCGGACGGCGTACCGATCCACGTGCACCTCTCCGAGCAGGTCAAGGAGAACGCCGACTGCGTCGCCACCCACGGCGTCACGCCGACCCGGCTGCTCGCCGACCACGGTGTCCTCGGCCCGATGACGAGCACCGTCCACGCCACCCATCTGACCGACGAGGACATCCGGCTACTGGGCGAGGCGCGCGCGTTCGCGTCGTTCTGCCCCACCACCGAGCGCGACCTCGGCGACGGCATCGGCCCGGCCCGGGCGCTGCAGGAGGCCGGTTCCGTGCTCACCCTCGGCTCCGACAGCCACGCGATCATCGACGCGTTCGAGGAGATGCGCGCCGTCGAGATGGACGAGCGCCTCGCCAGCCAGACCCGCGGCCACTGGACGGCGGCCGAGCTGCTGCTCGCCGGCACCGCCGACGGGCACCGCAGCCTCGGCTTCGCCGACGCCGGCGCGATCGCGGTCGGCCAGCGGGCCGACCTCGTCACCGTCGACCTCGCCTCGCCCCGCACCGCCGGGACCGGCCGGGACGAGCACACCGCCGTCTTCGCCGCCGCCGCGGCCGACGTCACGCACGTGATGGTCGACGGCGCGGTGGTCTTCGAGGGCGACCACGGCGCGGTCGGGCGATCCCTCGACGACGTGATCGGAAGGCTGTGGACATGA
- the hutI gene encoding imidazolonepropionase codes for MSLLITNIGELVTNDPAAAGPDDLLGVRTDAAVVLAGGVVSWVGAAAAAPAADEVFDAEDRAVLPGFVDSHSHLVFAGDRSLEFQARMAGESYAAGGIRTTVAATRAASDDRLASGVARHVAEMRRQGTTTLEIKSGYGLSVDDEARSLRIAREFTDETTFLGAHVVAPEYADDPAGYVDLVTGPMLEAAAPHARWIDVFCERGAFDEDQARTILAAGAAVGLKGRLHANQLGEGPGVRLAAELGLTAVDHCTYLGDDDVHALREAGTVATLLPGVEFSTKHPYPSGRRLIDAGVTVALASDCNPGSCYTSSLPFCIALAVREMGMTPAEAVRAATAGGAAALGRTDVGRVVPGARADLMLLDAPTHVHLAYRPGVPLVARTWGG; via the coding sequence ATGAGCCTGCTCATCACCAATATCGGCGAGCTGGTCACCAACGACCCGGCCGCCGCCGGACCGGACGACCTTCTCGGCGTCCGCACCGACGCGGCCGTCGTCCTGGCCGGCGGCGTGGTCTCGTGGGTCGGCGCCGCCGCCGCCGCGCCCGCCGCCGACGAGGTGTTCGACGCCGAGGACCGGGCCGTCCTGCCCGGCTTCGTCGACAGCCACAGCCACCTGGTGTTCGCCGGCGACCGGTCGCTGGAGTTCCAGGCCCGGATGGCGGGGGAGTCCTACGCCGCCGGCGGCATCCGCACCACCGTCGCCGCCACCCGCGCCGCGTCCGACGACCGGCTCGCGTCCGGCGTCGCGCGCCACGTGGCCGAGATGCGCCGTCAGGGCACGACCACGCTCGAGATCAAGTCCGGCTACGGACTGTCCGTCGACGACGAGGCCCGCTCCCTGCGGATCGCGCGCGAGTTCACCGACGAGACGACCTTCCTCGGCGCCCACGTCGTCGCCCCCGAGTACGCCGACGACCCGGCCGGCTACGTCGACCTCGTCACGGGTCCGATGCTCGAGGCCGCGGCCCCCCACGCGCGCTGGATCGACGTCTTCTGCGAGCGCGGCGCCTTCGACGAGGACCAGGCCCGCACGATCCTCGCGGCCGGTGCCGCGGTCGGCCTGAAGGGCCGGCTGCACGCCAACCAGCTCGGCGAGGGCCCCGGCGTACGGCTCGCCGCCGAGCTCGGCCTCACCGCCGTCGACCACTGCACCTACCTCGGCGACGACGACGTCCACGCCCTGCGCGAGGCCGGCACCGTCGCGACGCTGCTGCCCGGTGTCGAGTTCAGCACCAAGCACCCCTACCCGTCGGGGCGCCGGCTCATCGACGCCGGTGTGACCGTCGCACTCGCGAGCGACTGCAACCCGGGCTCCTGCTACACGAGCTCGCTGCCGTTCTGCATCGCCCTCGCCGTGCGCGAGATGGGGATGACGCCCGCCGAGGCCGTCCGGGCAGCGACCGCCGGCGGAGCCGCCGCGCTGGGCCGCACCGACGTCGGCCGCGTCGTACCGGGTGCCCGGGCCGACCTGATGCTGCTCGACGCGCCCACGCACGTCCACCTCGCCTACCGGCCGGGCGTCCCGCTCGTCGCGCGGACCTGGGGCGGCTGA
- a CDS encoding DUF3046 domain-containing protein, whose amino-acid sequence MRHTEFWARMDRHLGEGYARVWADTFVIGILDHRTATEALDAGVPPKEVWRAVWEVRELPASER is encoded by the coding sequence GTGAGACACACCGAGTTCTGGGCACGCATGGACCGCCACCTCGGTGAGGGCTACGCCCGCGTGTGGGCCGACACCTTCGTGATCGGCATCCTCGACCACCGCACCGCCACCGAGGCGCTGGACGCCGGGGTCCCGCCCAAGGAGGTCTGGCGCGCGGTGTGGGAGGTCCGGGAGCTGCCGGCGAGCGAGCGCTAG
- a CDS encoding DinB family protein — protein MSSESAIIAPDTKDWTWVLEHPCPECGFAAAAVDRSALGAAIRDNADFWATALADPRAGTRPAPDVWSPTEYGCHVRDVNRVFTGRVAQLLAEDDPRFANWDQDETAVTERYDEQRAADVVPDLVAAAAAVADAYDAVPAHAWDRPGRRSNGSVFTVETLGRYHLHDLVHHRWDVRWIMGE, from the coding sequence GTGAGCAGCGAGAGCGCCATCATCGCCCCCGACACCAAGGACTGGACCTGGGTGCTCGAGCACCCCTGCCCGGAGTGCGGGTTCGCCGCCGCCGCGGTGGACCGGTCGGCGCTCGGCGCGGCGATCCGTGACAACGCCGACTTCTGGGCCACGGCACTGGCCGATCCGCGGGCCGGCACCCGCCCCGCGCCGGACGTCTGGTCGCCCACCGAGTACGGCTGCCACGTGCGCGACGTCAACCGGGTCTTCACCGGCCGGGTCGCCCAGCTGCTCGCCGAGGACGACCCCCGGTTCGCGAACTGGGACCAGGACGAGACCGCCGTGACCGAGCGGTACGACGAGCAGCGCGCCGCGGACGTCGTACCGGACCTGGTGGCGGCGGCCGCCGCCGTCGCGGACGCCTACGACGCCGTCCCGGCGCACGCCTGGGATCGCCCCGGCCGCCGCAGCAACGGCAGTGTGTTCACGGTCGAGACCCTCGGGCGGTACCACCTGCACGACCTCGTGCATCACCGGTGGGACGTGCGGTGGATCATGGGGGAGTGA